A window of the Butyricimonas virosa genome harbors these coding sequences:
- a CDS encoding thiol-activated cytolysin family protein — protein MNLNNMRYLNVLLTLIVTCVFTISCSKEYCSINAEVNGIKLIKFPQETIGVMAGNTEQYNSFSRSLSFLKDSLWPGATGHTLIYETDEITSLQGLERYIYLGSLLKGGSLETQRYQVLTNRVEPITISYSFPAKFVVDEIGRPSLSAMRQSIVNTMNNNGMSGKQLVSFSYDINQFTYYDELKLTFASNINVASILNITVDAAKGKIAHKTGLIAKFIQKNFTVDMDIPLDGNLLLDNDTINLMEGFSPVYISSITYGRMGVITMESNYGYNEVRLAVKAAFDAKIVNGNISISNEYKKIIDESNIKIYMVGGDGSGIAESVEGFAAFKKYIIDGGYYSPEVPGVPIAFTASYLMDNSPVYTKFKINIPN, from the coding sequence ATGAATTTAAATAATATGAGATATTTGAATGTTTTGTTGACATTGATCGTAACATGCGTTTTCACGATTTCTTGTTCTAAAGAATATTGTTCCATAAATGCTGAGGTAAATGGTATTAAATTGATAAAATTTCCGCAAGAAACAATAGGTGTTATGGCAGGAAATACAGAACAATATAATTCATTTTCAAGATCGTTATCTTTCTTGAAAGATAGTTTATGGCCGGGAGCAACTGGGCATACGTTGATCTATGAAACAGATGAAATCACGTCCTTACAAGGGTTAGAAAGGTACATATATTTAGGATCGTTATTGAAAGGAGGATCTTTAGAAACTCAGAGATACCAAGTGTTAACAAATAGAGTTGAACCGATAACTATTTCGTATTCTTTTCCAGCTAAATTTGTCGTAGATGAAATTGGAAGACCTTCTCTTTCAGCAATGCGACAATCTATTGTTAATACTATGAATAATAATGGTATGTCTGGCAAACAGCTAGTCTCGTTTAGTTATGATATAAATCAGTTTACCTATTATGATGAATTGAAATTGACATTTGCTTCAAATATTAATGTTGCAAGTATTCTTAATATAACAGTGGATGCTGCAAAAGGAAAGATTGCGCATAAAACAGGATTGATTGCTAAATTTATTCAAAAGAATTTTACCGTTGACATGGATATACCTTTAGATGGAAATTTATTATTAGACAATGATACAATTAATTTAATGGAAGGATTTTCTCCTGTTTACATCAGCTCTATAACTTATGGTAGAATGGGAGTTATTACAATGGAATCGAATTATGGTTATAATGAAGTTCGGTTAGCAGTAAAAGCAGCATTTGATGCTAAAATAGTAAATGGAAATATTAGTATCTCAAATGAATATAAAAAAATTATTGACGAGTCTAATATTAAAATATACATGGTAGGAGGTGATGGTAGTGGAATTGCAGAGTCGGTTGAGGGTTTTGCGGCTTTTAAGAAATATATTATTGATGGCGGTTATTATTCTCCAGAAGTTCCAGGTGTTCCAATAGCTTTTACTGCGAGTTATTTGATGGATAATTCTCCTGTTTATACAAAATTCAAAATTAATATTCCGAATTAA
- a CDS encoding thiol-activated cytolysin family protein — MSVMKKILTFFMLLLILCACETRLTDNTDQDIFDFPKYREGVININTHNYMPSMAKEKIGVTNERSSDSEILSRVTEVLKDSLWKDDFGRTIYAQADESLILPNLQRYIFPGSLLRGNSISDCNYTPITATINPITVSVSFPAKTVVGTINHPSLSATRSFVNEVLQQEETVQQNASLNFSIDQFTSYDELRMAFGSNAKTSALFFGNSSSSSEKVHKISKKTGLYVRFVQRNFTIDMDIPSSGSLISGTLTANQTGGYSPVYAASVTYGRMGIMAIEWKIHSK, encoded by the coding sequence ATGAGTGTAATGAAGAAAATACTTACATTTTTTATGTTATTATTGATTTTGTGTGCTTGTGAGACTCGTTTGACAGATAACACAGATCAAGATATATTTGATTTCCCTAAATATCGAGAAGGAGTGATTAATATTAATACTCATAATTACATGCCAAGTATGGCAAAGGAAAAGATTGGGGTGACAAATGAGAGGTCTTCTGATTCGGAAATATTATCGAGAGTAACAGAGGTTCTTAAAGATAGTTTGTGGAAAGATGATTTTGGGCGAACTATTTATGCTCAAGCAGATGAATCTCTTATTTTGCCAAACCTTCAGAGATATATTTTCCCGGGTTCACTATTAAGAGGGAACTCTATTTCTGATTGTAATTATACTCCTATTACAGCAACGATTAATCCTATAACAGTTTCAGTTTCTTTTCCAGCGAAAACTGTTGTTGGAACAATTAATCATCCATCCTTGTCTGCGACAAGGAGTTTTGTGAATGAAGTTTTGCAACAAGAGGAAACAGTACAGCAAAATGCATCATTGAATTTTAGTATTGATCAGTTTACCTCGTATGACGAGTTGAGAATGGCTTTTGGTTCCAATGCGAAAACAAGTGCTTTATTTTTTGGGAATTCCTCATCTTCTTCAGAGAAAGTTCATAAAATATCGAAAAAGACTGGTTTATATGTGAGATTTGTTCAACGGAATTTTACAATAGACATGGACATTCCATCATCTGGTAGTCTGATTAGTGGAACTCTGACAGCCAATCAAACTGGAGGCTATTCTCCTGTATATGCAGCTTCTGTTACTTATGGAAGAATGGGAATTATGGCTATTGAGTGGAAAATCCACTCAAAGTAG
- the istB gene encoding IS21-like element helper ATPase IstB produces the protein MEMNQDTLEKMLGMNLKGMYYAFKTSLETHRTESMTTDQFVSWLVSSEWDDRRNRAVERAIRQASFRYKATIEEIDFSVERGLDKNLTLRLADLTFVRERKDLFITGSAGTGKSYLATAFGFQACQKGYKVLYANTSRLMGMLKVAKAKGTILQELKKIERLDMLILDDFGIQPFDSQGRMNLMDIIEDRHGKKSTIITSQVPVKDWYDVIGEKTIADAVLDRIVHQAIRIELFGESLRKCKSKK, from the coding sequence ATGGAAATGAATCAGGATACATTGGAAAAGATGTTAGGAATGAACCTTAAAGGTATGTATTATGCCTTTAAAACAAGTTTGGAAACACATCGGACAGAGAGTATGACTACCGACCAGTTCGTCTCATGGCTGGTTTCAAGTGAATGGGATGACCGCAGAAACCGTGCGGTAGAGAGGGCTATCCGTCAGGCCTCCTTCAGATACAAGGCCACCATTGAAGAAATAGACTTCTCGGTGGAAAGGGGGCTGGACAAGAACCTTACCCTGCGTTTGGCCGACCTGACTTTTGTCAGAGAGCGCAAAGACCTGTTTATTACCGGAAGCGCCGGAACAGGTAAAAGTTATCTGGCAACAGCTTTTGGCTTCCAGGCTTGCCAAAAAGGATATAAAGTGTTATATGCCAATACATCCAGACTTATGGGGATGCTTAAGGTTGCCAAGGCAAAAGGTACAATCCTGCAAGAACTCAAGAAAATCGAAAGGTTGGATATGCTTATACTGGATGATTTTGGTATACAACCTTTCGATTCCCAGGGGCGGATGAATCTGATGGATATCATAGAGGACAGGCATGGTAAAAAATCTACCATCATAACATCACAGGTACCGGTAAAAGACTGGTATGACGTTATTGGAGAAAAGACGATTGCCGATGCCGTTCTGGACAGAATTGTGCATCAGGCCATACGCATTGAACTCTTCGGGGAGTCGCTGCGGAAATGTAAAAGTAAAAAATAA
- the istA gene encoding IS21 family transposase, which produces MPNKQLGMEKIRQVLRCYSQGHGTKSISSMLSVSRNTVKKYLQVFQRSGLDYEQMLSLPDQELSKLFHEKSRVKTESERLGELKSLLPEYCKRLKKKGVTREALHREYLSSHPDGYGRTRFYILIQQYIACSRPIMHLEHKAGDKMFIDFAGDKLSIIDLDTGEIIPVEVFVAILPCSQLTYVEAVMSQKKEDLIRASENALLYYQGVPSAIIPDNLKSAVTKSSKYEAILNEDFAAFAEHYGCTVIPARAYKPRDKALVEGAVKLIYRSIYPKIQEREFYDLDSLNAAIRVALELHNNTPLTGRKYSRREQFEEIERDSLRKLNPIRFELRHRYRATVMKNGHVRLGEDAHYYSVPCRYIGKKVILSYTSRQVCIYYGYELIATHTRNRARCRYTTLEEHLASHHRYITEWNPDKFIHEAAAIHPDVEAYIRRVMEEKKHPEQAYKSCQGILSFARRVGNTRLTNACRWATSYGLYNYPIIERILNNRQDEFPLEDSAGQETEMPSHENIRGKEYYQ; this is translated from the coding sequence ATGCCCAATAAACAATTAGGAATGGAAAAGATTCGTCAAGTGTTACGCTGTTACTCCCAGGGTCATGGGACCAAAAGTATCAGCAGTATGTTAAGCGTCTCTCGCAACACGGTCAAGAAATACTTACAAGTATTTCAACGTAGCGGTTTGGATTATGAGCAGATGTTGTCCCTGCCGGACCAGGAACTCTCAAAGTTATTCCACGAAAAGAGCAGAGTAAAGACGGAAAGTGAACGGCTGGGAGAACTAAAGTCGTTGTTACCCGAGTATTGCAAGCGGCTTAAGAAGAAAGGTGTTACCCGCGAGGCATTGCATCGCGAGTACCTTTCTTCCCATCCGGATGGCTACGGACGCACCCGCTTCTATATTCTGATTCAGCAATATATAGCCTGCAGCCGTCCCATCATGCATCTTGAGCATAAAGCCGGTGATAAAATGTTCATAGACTTCGCCGGCGACAAACTTTCCATCATCGACCTTGATACGGGAGAAATCATTCCTGTGGAGGTTTTTGTCGCGATTCTTCCTTGCAGCCAGTTAACCTATGTGGAAGCTGTCATGAGCCAGAAAAAAGAGGACTTGATCCGTGCTTCGGAAAACGCCCTGTTATACTACCAGGGAGTTCCCTCCGCCATCATCCCGGATAATCTCAAGTCTGCCGTTACCAAGAGCAGTAAATACGAGGCTATCCTGAATGAAGACTTTGCCGCTTTTGCCGAACATTACGGCTGTACCGTAATCCCCGCCAGGGCTTACAAGCCACGTGACAAGGCGCTGGTGGAAGGTGCCGTTAAACTGATTTACCGCAGTATCTATCCCAAGATACAGGAACGCGAGTTTTATGACCTGGATTCACTGAACGCGGCTATCCGCGTGGCATTGGAACTCCATAACAACACTCCGCTCACAGGCCGCAAATACAGTCGGCGGGAACAGTTCGAGGAGATAGAACGTGATTCCCTGCGCAAACTAAATCCCATCCGCTTTGAACTCAGGCATCGTTACAGGGCTACCGTGATGAAAAACGGCCATGTCCGCCTGGGGGAAGATGCCCATTACTACAGCGTGCCTTGCCGCTATATAGGCAAGAAAGTCATCCTGTCATATACCTCACGCCAGGTATGCATCTATTACGGCTACGAGCTGATTGCCACCCATACCCGCAACAGGGCCCGTTGCCGGTACACGACCCTGGAAGAGCATCTGGCTTCACACCATCGCTATATCACGGAATGGAACCCGGACAAATTTATACATGAGGCGGCAGCTATCCATCCGGACGTGGAGGCATATATCCGTCGGGTGATGGAAGAGAAAAAACATCCGGAGCAAGCCTATAAATCGTGCCAGGGCATTCTTAGCTTCGCACGCAGGGTCGGCAACACCCGACTGACCAATGCCTGTCGTTGGGCTACAAGTTACGGTCTGTACAATTACCCCATCATTGAGCGCATCCTTAACAACCGGCAGGATGAGTTCCCGTTGGAAGACAGTGCCGGGCAAGAAACGGAGATGCCTTCCCATGAGAATATCAGAGGAAAAGAATATTATCAATAA
- a CDS encoding SusC/RagA family TonB-linked outer membrane protein, translated as MKKNRDLDIGSWPDIVWKMYLTMKICVCLLILGLSTVSARTHSQTRLTLDAKNKTLPEIFQEITRLSGYEFMYSSNELRHVGKVSVQVEDRDLSDILAECLKNTGLWYRLEDDVIVISPKLVAPQEAGKELTVTGTVKDKGGMPLPGVTILLKGTQLGGVTDADGKFRLTLPDNREHVLIFSFVGMKIKEIRVNDAKPLMVVMEEDATEMDEVVVTGIFKKARESYTGSVSTVTNEQLKLFRGQNLLQTLKNIDVSINLTEDNYSGSNPNTLPQINIRGNSSLPMSVSEYNALADNSVNTPLIIMDGFEIGLERLMDYNDEEIESINILKDAAATAIYGSRGANGVIVVVTKKPEAGKMRVNAEVGVNLEIPDLTSYDMLNAAEKLQLEWDLGLYNMDSPSSDMTYKNTYARRLREVVGGTDVDWLSKPLRVGSGMRYNLRLEGGSREFRWSISGAYNDTRGAMKDSYRSNFNGSITLMYSVKNLIFRNSTTYGLSRSSESKYGTFSDYVKQQPYNSPYDANGKLVKTFEHFSGSPGQTGEANPLYDATLNSFNKSGYTSLSNNFSVEWQVLKGLTLRGQVGISSTDNTSDYFLPAEHTFFQSAEYKTTDGFLRRGQYKYSTGKGNNYDGSINLAYSETFADKHQIYLGVDYSLRERNNRSYSFDAEGFMDEDVHFLASARQYQENGKPGGNQSTMRSMGLAANLNYIYNNRYYADFSLRVDGGKFTHICPLPSTLK; from the coding sequence ATGAAAAAAAATCGGGATTTGGATATCGGGTCGTGGCCTGATATCGTTTGGAAAATGTATTTGACTATGAAAATTTGTGTTTGCTTGCTGATTTTGGGATTGTCAACGGTATCTGCTCGGACGCACTCTCAGACCCGCTTGACCTTGGATGCAAAGAACAAGACTTTGCCCGAGATTTTCCAGGAAATAACCCGCTTGTCCGGGTATGAGTTCATGTATAGTAGCAATGAACTCCGTCATGTGGGAAAAGTCAGCGTACAGGTGGAAGACCGGGATTTGAGCGATATTCTGGCGGAATGTCTGAAAAATACCGGTTTGTGGTATCGGTTGGAGGATGATGTCATTGTCATTTCTCCGAAATTAGTTGCTCCTCAAGAGGCGGGAAAGGAACTTACCGTGACCGGTACGGTCAAGGATAAGGGCGGAATGCCTTTACCCGGAGTGACGATTTTGTTGAAAGGTACGCAATTGGGGGGAGTTACCGATGCGGATGGAAAATTCCGTCTGACTTTGCCGGACAATAGGGAACATGTGCTGATTTTCTCGTTTGTCGGGATGAAAATTAAAGAAATCAGGGTGAATGACGCGAAACCTTTGATGGTGGTTATGGAGGAAGATGCTACGGAAATGGACGAAGTGGTGGTGACCGGTATCTTCAAAAAGGCCAGGGAAAGCTATACAGGATCCGTGAGTACGGTTACCAATGAACAGCTGAAACTATTCCGGGGACAAAACCTCTTGCAGACACTGAAAAACATAGATGTGTCTATCAACTTGACAGAGGACAACTACTCCGGCAGTAACCCGAATACTTTGCCGCAAATCAATATCCGCGGTAACTCCTCCCTGCCGATGAGTGTTTCCGAATATAATGCACTTGCCGATAATTCGGTAAATACGCCGCTGATTATTATGGACGGTTTTGAAATCGGTCTGGAGCGTCTGATGGACTATAACGACGAGGAAATCGAATCCATCAACATACTGAAAGACGCGGCGGCTACTGCCATTTACGGTTCGAGAGGGGCCAACGGAGTCATTGTCGTGGTTACCAAAAAGCCGGAAGCCGGTAAAATGCGGGTGAATGCAGAAGTGGGCGTAAACCTTGAAATTCCTGACCTGACCTCTTATGATATGCTGAATGCCGCTGAGAAGTTACAATTGGAGTGGGACTTGGGATTGTATAACATGGATTCACCATCTTCCGATATGACCTATAAAAACACTTATGCCAGGAGATTGAGGGAAGTGGTCGGAGGGACGGATGTCGATTGGTTGAGCAAGCCTTTGCGGGTGGGCTCCGGAATGCGCTACAACCTGCGTTTGGAAGGCGGTAGCCGGGAATTCCGCTGGAGTATTTCCGGTGCTTACAACGATACGCGCGGAGCCATGAAAGATTCTTACCGCTCGAATTTCAACGGTTCCATCACCTTGATGTATAGCGTCAAAAACTTGATATTCAGGAATAGTACGACGTATGGCCTTTCCAGAAGTTCAGAAAGCAAATACGGCACTTTCAGTGACTATGTAAAGCAACAGCCCTACAATTCGCCGTATGATGCAAACGGCAAATTAGTAAAAACATTCGAGCATTTCTCCGGTAGTCCGGGGCAAACAGGAGAAGCTAATCCGCTGTATGACGCGACCTTGAACAGCTTTAATAAATCGGGTTATACAAGTTTGAGCAATAATTTCTCTGTTGAGTGGCAGGTACTGAAAGGGCTTACCCTTCGCGGGCAGGTCGGCATTTCATCCACCGACAATACCTCCGATTATTTTTTGCCCGCCGAACATACCTTCTTCCAATCTGCTGAATATAAGACTACGGACGGTTTTCTCAGAAGAGGGCAGTATAAGTATTCCACCGGAAAGGGAAACAATTATGACGGCAGTATCAACCTGGCCTATTCCGAAACCTTTGCCGATAAACACCAGATTTATTTGGGTGTGGACTACTCTTTGAGGGAACGGAACAATCGTAGCTATAGTTTTGACGCCGAGGGATTTATGGATGAGGATGTCCACTTTTTGGCTTCTGCCCGTCAATATCAGGAAAACGGTAAGCCTGGTGGCAACCAATCGACGATGCGAAGCATGGGCCTGGCGGCCAACCTGAACTATATCTATAACAACCGTTATTATGCCGATTTTTCTCTGCGGGTAGACGGTGGAAAATTCACTCATATTTGCCCCCTTCCGTCCACTTTAAAGTGA
- a CDS encoding FecR family protein, which yields MTDYPFQIAVLIQKSIVGVLTDEEREQLERWMAESDEHERMYREFVRPGFLEEARKEHHQFQAGEGYRRFVAGKRKSDRLRIGKRWAAVAAMGTLVIGVALAFLLREQSGTEQDGHLPVAEVIKPGKAGAVLTLSDGRQVVLSDSLETQLKERTADIRVQGKRLDYSAEHVGPLLVYNTITVPRGGEYQLTLADGTQVWLNAETELKYPVAFADEVREVMLTGEAYFEVAKNVSRPFVVKAGQLDIKVLGTSFNVKAYPSETQQATLVQGKVEVCAGNYSRKLQPGEQLNYSSEGPEIRNVDVKAYTAWKDRRFVFNDDLLEEVIRKLGRWYDVEFILRDAEVREIRFTGNLPKYRNLDQVLNKLELTTHIRFVQDGRAIEVFAE from the coding sequence ATGACAGATTATCCTTTTCAGATAGCGGTTTTGATACAAAAGTCGATAGTCGGCGTGCTCACGGACGAAGAGCGGGAACAGTTGGAGCGGTGGATGGCCGAGAGCGACGAGCATGAACGGATGTATCGGGAATTTGTCCGGCCCGGATTTTTGGAGGAGGCCCGGAAAGAACATCATCAGTTTCAGGCTGGGGAGGGATACCGCCGTTTTGTGGCCGGTAAACGGAAAAGCGACCGGTTGCGTATCGGGAAACGCTGGGCTGCGGTTGCCGCCATGGGGACGTTGGTTATCGGGGTTGCGCTGGCTTTTTTGTTGCGGGAGCAGAGCGGAACGGAGCAGGACGGGCATTTGCCGGTTGCCGAGGTGATAAAACCGGGAAAGGCGGGAGCCGTATTGACTTTGTCGGACGGGCGGCAGGTGGTATTGTCGGACAGTCTGGAAACCCAATTGAAAGAACGGACCGCCGACATTCGTGTGCAGGGGAAGCGATTGGATTATTCTGCTGAGCATGTCGGTCCTCTTCTGGTTTACAATACAATTACGGTTCCGCGGGGAGGGGAATACCAATTGACTCTTGCCGACGGCACGCAGGTGTGGCTGAATGCCGAAACGGAACTGAAATATCCGGTGGCTTTTGCCGATGAGGTGAGGGAGGTCATGCTGACGGGGGAAGCCTATTTCGAGGTGGCCAAAAATGTTTCCCGGCCCTTTGTGGTAAAAGCGGGACAATTGGATATCAAGGTATTGGGGACTTCCTTTAATGTGAAAGCCTATCCTTCGGAAACTCAGCAGGCCACTTTGGTGCAGGGAAAAGTGGAAGTGTGTGCGGGGAATTATTCCCGGAAACTACAGCCGGGGGAGCAGTTGAATTACAGTTCGGAAGGCCCGGAAATCCGGAATGTGGATGTAAAAGCCTATACGGCCTGGAAAGACCGGCGTTTTGTATTTAATGACGATTTATTGGAAGAGGTGATTCGTAAATTGGGGCGTTGGTATGACGTGGAATTTATTCTCCGGGATGCGGAGGTCAGAGAAATCCGTTTTACCGGAAATCTGCCGAAGTACAGGAATCTGGACCAGGTATTGAACAAACTGGAACTCACGACGCATATCCGTTTTGTGCAGGACGGGCGTGCGATTGAGGTATTTGCTGAATAA
- a CDS encoding IS1380 family transposase, giving the protein MAKVAIKSEKLTPFGGIFPIMEQFSSLLSSTIDSTLGLRCKLYGYQYSEIIRTLLCVYFCGGSCVEDVTTHLMSHLSLHPTLRTCSADTILRAINELARENISYISDAGKSYDFNTADTLNILLLNCLLATGQLKEGGEYDVDFDHQFIETEKYDAKPTYKKFLGYRPGVAVIGDMIVGIENSDGNTNVRFHQEDTLKRILERLEEKKLTVNRFRADCGSCSEDIVDEVRKHCRTFYIRANRCCSLYDDIFALRGWKKEEINGIVFELNSILVEKWKGKPYRLVIQRQRRMGSGPDLWEGEYTYRCILTNDYESSMRDIVEFYNMRGGKERIFDDMNNGFGWGRLPKSFMAENTVFLLLTALIRNFYKAIMQRIEVKKFGLKETSRIKTFVFKFISVPAKWIKTARQYVLNIYTDNHAYAEAFKTSSG; this is encoded by the coding sequence ATGGCAAAGGTAGCAATAAAATCCGAAAAACTCACTCCTTTTGGAGGCATATTTCCAATCATGGAGCAATTTTCCTCCCTTCTCTCCTCCACAATAGATTCAACACTTGGGTTGAGGTGCAAACTCTATGGTTATCAATATAGCGAAATCATCCGCACCCTCCTATGCGTTTACTTCTGCGGCGGTTCTTGCGTTGAGGATGTCACCACCCACTTGATGAGTCATCTTTCCCTTCATCCCACACTCCGCACCTGTAGCGCCGACACCATCCTTAGGGCAATAAACGAACTGGCCCGGGAAAACATCTCATACATATCTGATGCCGGAAAGTCCTATGACTTCAATACGGCAGACACACTCAACATATTGCTCCTGAATTGCCTGTTGGCCACAGGGCAGTTGAAAGAGGGCGGGGAGTATGACGTTGACTTTGACCACCAGTTCATTGAGACGGAGAAGTACGATGCAAAGCCCACGTACAAGAAATTTCTTGGTTACAGGCCCGGTGTGGCCGTTATCGGCGACATGATTGTCGGCATAGAGAACAGCGACGGCAACACCAATGTACGTTTTCACCAGGAGGACACGCTGAAGAGGATTTTGGAGAGACTTGAAGAAAAGAAGCTGACAGTCAACCGCTTCAGGGCCGACTGCGGCTCATGCTCTGAAGACATTGTGGATGAGGTCAGGAAGCATTGCAGGACATTCTACATACGTGCCAACCGCTGCTGCTCGCTCTATGATGACATCTTCGCCCTCAGAGGGTGGAAGAAGGAAGAGATAAACGGCATTGTGTTTGAGTTGAATTCCATTCTCGTTGAGAAGTGGAAGGGCAAACCGTATCGCCTGGTAATCCAGAGACAGAGACGCATGGGCAGTGGACCGGACCTGTGGGAGGGGGAATATACATACCGCTGCATCCTGACCAACGATTACGAATCATCCATGAGAGACATCGTAGAGTTCTATAACATGCGTGGTGGCAAGGAACGCATCTTTGATGACATGAACAATGGGTTTGGATGGGGCAGACTGCCTAAATCCTTCATGGCGGAAAATACTGTGTTCTTGCTCCTGACGGCACTGATACGCAATTTCTACAAGGCCATTATGCAAAGGATTGAAGTGAAGAAGTTCGGGCTTAAGGAAACCAGCCGTATCAAGACGTTTGTCTTCAAATTCATTTCAGTACCTGCCAAGTGGATTAAGACTGCAAGGCAATATGTGCTGAACATCTACACCGATAACCATGCATATGCAGAAGCCTTCAAAACTTCTTCCGGATGA
- a CDS encoding sigma-70 family RNA polymerase sigma factor: MKYVKDKEVAEDIVQDVITELYSRRLLFDTPVALKSFLFLSVKNKALNFLRRQQAQERYLNNRMEEESFFLNNIIREEVYYHLQKMIGELSDPVRQIYELTLQELSNEEIAEQLGLSVDSVKAHKKRGKQILKERLKGLMAFCRAIRKLIYTTNTVEGYHRQIRKVTKNKGVFPSDTALEKLVYLAYRNIRKKWTMPLANWATISQQLAIKFGERFKLL, translated from the coding sequence ATGAAATATGTAAAAGACAAAGAGGTGGCCGAAGACATTGTGCAGGATGTCATTACGGAACTATACAGCCGCCGTCTCCTGTTCGACACCCCCGTTGCCCTCAAATCGTTCCTGTTTCTGTCCGTAAAAAACAAGGCCCTCAATTTCCTGCGCCGTCAGCAGGCACAAGAACGCTACTTGAACAACAGGATGGAAGAAGAAAGTTTTTTTCTGAACAATATCATCCGCGAAGAGGTATATTATCACCTGCAGAAAATGATTGGGGAACTCTCCGATCCGGTACGGCAAATCTATGAACTGACCTTACAGGAACTCTCCAATGAAGAAATCGCCGAACAATTAGGCCTGTCCGTCGATTCCGTCAAAGCCCACAAGAAACGGGGGAAACAAATATTGAAGGAAAGGCTGAAAGGTTTAATGGCCTTCTGCCGGGCAATACGTAAGCTTATATATACCACAAATACCGTTGAAGGGTATCACCGTCAGATCCGTAAGGTAACAAAAAACAAGGGCGTATTCCCGTCGGATACAGCCCTTGAGAAACTGGTTTATCTTGCATACCGAAATATACGGAAGAAGTGGACCATGCCACTGGCTAACTGGGCTACAATCTCACAACAATTAGCCATAAAGTTTGGAGAGCGATTTAAATTATTGTAA
- a CDS encoding HNH endonuclease codes for MIRQYERVRKGILHLVLNSLNLSVCPYCNRQYIFGTDNNRKVGAQFDHFYSKSKYPYLALSFYNLIPCCPTCNKAKGEECIEINPYIEGFENNGKLMVDSPLNCILRNADWEVKFKADDRCKTNIQAFALDELYKKHKDYAHEIVLKSVAYQKGYYNDLKISFRNIGITDETIERILWGNYLDNSQLSRRPLSKMTLDIINQFLNLDDCDDI; via the coding sequence ATGATTAGACAATATGAAAGAGTAAGAAAAGGAATTCTACACTTGGTTCTTAATTCTTTAAACTTAAGCGTTTGTCCATATTGTAATCGACAATATATTTTCGGTACAGATAATAACCGTAAAGTTGGTGCTCAGTTTGATCATTTTTATAGTAAAAGTAAATATCCATATTTAGCCCTATCGTTTTATAATCTTATTCCATGTTGTCCTACGTGCAATAAGGCAAAAGGAGAAGAATGTATAGAAATTAATCCTTATATAGAGGGATTTGAGAATAATGGGAAATTAATGGTTGATTCACCTTTGAATTGCATATTAAGAAATGCAGATTGGGAAGTTAAGTTTAAAGCCGATGATAGGTGTAAAACAAATATTCAGGCTTTCGCTTTGGATGAATTATATAAAAAACACAAGGATTATGCTCATGAAATAGTATTGAAATCTGTTGCATATCAAAAGGGATATTATAATGATTTAAAGATATCATTTCGTAATATTGGAATAACAGATGAAACAATAGAGAGAATACTATGGGGAAATTATTTAGACAATAGTCAATTATCTAGAAGACCATTGTCTAAAATGACTTTAGATATTATTAATCAGTTTCTAAATCTTGATGATTGCGACGATATATAA